The Dreissena polymorpha isolate Duluth1 chromosome 9, UMN_Dpol_1.0, whole genome shotgun sequence genome contains the following window.
ataatatatgAAATGCAATTTTGTAATACCAGTACTTTTACGGTAGTATCATtcgtataaacatttttttcaaattacatcTGCATATATCTTGTAACAACAGGGATGCGAATGGATATAATAAACTTCTGGTCTCGACTCGAATAAAGTTAGCTTTCCAGCAAATGTATTCCTATTTAGCGGTAAACCGTGTAAACCGCTTGCAACTGCTGTCATCATTATAGTTTTACACAGTTTAAAGTGGGTAGGCACTCTAACAGCTTATTTTAAAATCCCAATTTTCCTTCTTTGCGCGACCACTTATTATGTTATTGAGATTCCAACTCCGAGGACTGTTTGGTTCAATCGACAATTCACTGTTATGCCAACGGTCGCAAGACGGGCACTTCACGAAGGTAAGCATCTTTAACAGTGCGCATATCACTTATGTGTACTTATATTTTTACTGGTTATAGCACAATAAGGATTTTAAGAATACGTGTAATATTCCGTGTAAACAAGAACAATAAGAAGTGgaattacaaaaataatgtaatttttgaAATCCCTTGATGTTTTTGGTAACAGCTTGATGATGACATAGTATGAAGCAATTGAAACGCCGCTAAAATATAAATAGCGATATTCCACAGTTTTTTGTCTTAAGTTCGATGTTAATAAAAGGAGCCGTCTGGTATTCAAGGTAACGCGattatcttgttttaattaaacttgattcatgttgttgttgtttttctaaacttgacattacaattatttaaaatgtttattttcaagttCGTTCATAGAACTTGTGGTTGTCTGTCCCAAATAACACATATGGTTACATGAAATCATTCATGTATTCCATACATTGCCCGtttgattttcaattttgtatGTTCTTCATTAGTAAACTAGTAAActtacttttatttaatatttttattattaaaatagttttattttcacatCAATACAAAGATTAGTACAACACGTAGCTTAGTCAGTAAGGTTTGGTCTGTTAATGTATATACacaatttcaaatagttttcaagCTCCAAAAACCCAGCTTAAACCCCTAGTGCTTTTCATTTACCTTTCCAATGCGGTGAGAGCAGTTTTGTTCCTGTTTGTGCGTTTGAATTTTTCATGATTGTGTTATTTAGAGCGTGTGTTTTCTGTCTCACTGTTTGGAGATTGGTTTTATTTGCATCAAATAAACGACCGCAGTGTATTATAAGGATTGTTTCTCATGCTATAGTGCATCTGAAGGTTTACTTTATTTCTATTTATTCCTTTGCATCAATATTGATACTATGGTGTTAATATTTGCGGTTTTTCATGCAAGTAATAAAATTAATCGGTCAATGAACAGTTCATTGACATTTTTATGCGTAGTTATTAAAAATTCAGAGCAACTACTTCATGCTTTAATTTCTTATTACCATGACTCCGAGCTGATGTGTGGTGACGGAAAAACAGCGATAAATTGACACTGGTTTTTGTTTCAGATGACGCCGATACAAATCGTTTTCTTATTAGCGAGCCTTTGCTTTCGGGCTTCGGCTACCAGTAAGTAAAATGTGTAACTTATATTTGCTTAAGTTACCTTTGAAATGGAATGTCATTTTAAGTCTCACTGTTGAATGTTTGGAAAGTGCGTATAATGTGTATGATGAAGACAGCGTTGATTATACAGTCATTGCTTTGTACGAGATTTTAGAGCATTTTTATGGAAAGCGTTTACGAAATCTATTGATTTAATGTATCATAATTATCACAATTGGTCTTAAGGACAAGTCTAAATATTGACCTTAAATTACAGAGTATGTCATCGATAAAAGAAGTGTAGTGTTCTGAAAAGTAATcgtgtttatatttgtatcaagCATTGCAAAAACACGTATGTTCATATGTAAGAATTTGTAATTCATAAATAGTCAACTTAAACAAGATTGACGAGTTTATCCCACTATGTAAATGTTATACAAAGTGTAAATCGACATCAACACTTGAGTGGCTAtttaaaaaattgtcaaaataagttGATTGATTCAGCATTCATATAAACGATGTGACAGTAgttttgtcttatatttatattttcctctgataaaatgtttaaaataagaaATCCAGTGCCCAGGATGAACGTGTCTTCCTAACAATTGTTTTAGTGAAATATAAATACTTGAATTTATAGGGAAGCTACACAAACTGGTAAAAATTCGAAAAACgcgtaaattgcttagaatatgCAAACATATCTTCATCGATCTGTTCCGTTTAGAAGCACGATTCTCTTATACTGTCATACTATCATACACATATACAATAATACTGTCACGTATGTGTTAATCTTAATAAGAATTTTGCTACATTTATAAACGTTCCCCTGTAATTTCAGTACACAGATATATAATTGGATTTATTCTCTAGATTATTCAGTATTGGTATACCTATTTTTGTTTAAGATGCTTTTatgaaagaaaatttatatattgTGTAAATTTATAATTGTGTAAATATAACGTTAACGTATAATTTAATGTTATGAAACTATGAAGGTAATACTATTTTACATTTCATAGAAGAAGCCTACACGACCACGCCATGTAAATTGGCATTTAAAACCATTATTTCGGCTTCGTTCTTACATCTTTGGACGACTGTATTACTATTTAAATACACCATGGCACGTCTATCAATCGTGTTATCAATTACGAGAGAtggtttattattgtttatggtTCCTTTCATCACATATAAAaaatacaaggtttttctctgaTTTGCATCCGTCTCGGTTTGCCAAATTTATAAGAGCTCCATTGATGTGAATAGTTCCGTGATGATCGTGAGGTTTTGAGCTCCTGTTTGAACTCCAAATGCTTGTATTTGCCCGCTATATTCGGTTATCCAAGAGGTATTATTGTTTTGATCTGTAGTGTAGATGAGTATGTTGGCTTATATATTTCAACACTGcttttaccgtaattactctatgttttcgtgtccgaaaactttgataccaaaaatattcacaaaatataggtttccgaaaactaagagacgaaaattgaagtgtccgaaaatagcgtcagttgtatcaacgactaccggtaatagcacgcgcttgtacaATACCATgtcgtatagtataaattacagttatatatgtttgcactgcattttaaataattttaaatacttaatttatttgacagaaagttactacacgtaaattgcataaaatatgaatatatatctCGATCGATCTGTTTTGAGCACGTTTCTCTTATACTGTCATAATacaatacacatatacaaaaataCTGTCATGTATGGTTTTACCTAAATAAGAATTTTGCTTCATTGAAATACGTTCCTCTGTATTGTAATTTCAGTACACATATATGGTATTTGATCTATACTCTAGCTTAATCAGTACTGGTAAACCTATTTCTGTTAAAGATGCTTTTATGAAAGTAAATCTATGTTATTGTGtaaattaaatattgtgtaaataaaactttaatgtataatttaatttaatgatactatgaaagtatatgttatttacatttcataGAATTAACCTACACGACCATGTAAACATGAACATTTGCATATAAAACCACTTTAACGGCTTCGTTCTGACATTTCTGGACGACTATATGGTTCTCAACGCGTATATACCAGTAAGttactttttacattttaaatgcaaaCGATGTATCAGTCTTGTTATTGTTATCTTTATATTTGCTTCTGATACATTTGTCTACATCGACAATCCAGTATAACCCTAACATGTAGTGTAGATGGGTATGTTggcttatatatttcttttgtgcaACACTGCTTATAGATTGGCAACTTGCCATTAGAAAACAGATGCCTGTAACACATTTTTTACTAATGATGCAGCTGACGTTACACTCAGTGTATATGTGTGTCAAATTACAGAGCACCCATGTACCTACAAAGAAAAAATCTATCAGGACGGTCAAACTTTCATAGACGTTTATAGCGAGTGCAAATGCGACGATGGAAAAGTCACATGTTCTCAACGCGTATATCCCAGTGAGTTacgttttacattttaaatgcaaaCGATGTATCAGTCGTGTTTTATGTTATCTTTATATTTGCTTCCGTTACATTTTTCTACATCGACAATCCAGTATAACCGAAACCTGTAGTGTGGATGGGTATGTTggcttatatatttcttttgtgcaACAATGCTTATAGATTGGCAactttccattaaaaaaacagATGCTTGTAACACAGTTTTACTAATGATGCAGCTGACGTTACACTCTGTGTATATGTGTGTCAAATTACAGAGAACCCATGTACCTACAAAGAAAAAATCTATCAGGACGGTCAAACATTCATAGACGTTTATAGCGAGTGCACATGCAACGATGGACAAGTCACATGTTCTCAACGCGCATATCCCAGTGAGTTACgtttaacattttaaaagcaAACGATATATCAGTCGTGTTTTATGTTATCTTTATATTTTCTTCTGTTATATGTTTTCTACATCGACAATCCAGTATAACTCTAACCTGTAGTGTAGATGGGTGTGTTGGAATATGTATTTCTTTTGTGCAACACTGCTAATAGATTGGCAacttgccataaaaaaacacatgctttaaacacatattttacttATGATGAACCTGACGTTACACTTTGTGCATATGTGTGTCAAATTACAGAGAACCCATGTACCTACAAAGGAAACAACTATCAGGACGGTCAAACATTCATAGACGTTTATAGCGAGTGCAAATGCGACGATGGAAAAGTCACATGTTCTCAACGCGTATATCCCAGTGAGTTacgttttacattttaaatgcaaaCGATATATCAGTCGTGTTTTATGTTATCTTTATATTTGCTTCTGTTACAGTTTTCTTCATCGACAATCCAGTATAACCATAACATGTAGTGTAGATGGGTATGGTCGCTTGTATATTTCTTTTGTGCAACAATGCTAATTGATTGGCAACTTGCCATTAAACAACAGATGCTTGTAACACAGTTTTTACTAAGGATGAACTTGACGTAACACTTTGTGCATATGTGTGTTAAATTACAGAGAACCCATGTACCTACAAAGAAATAATCTATCAGGACGGTCAAACTTTCATAGACGTTTATAGCGAGTGCAAATGTGACGATGGACAAGTCACATGTTCTCAACGCGTATATCCCAGTGAGTTacgttttacattttaaatgcaaacaatgtATTAGTCGTGTTTTATGTTATCTTTATATTTTCTTCTGTTGCATTAGTCTACATCGGCAATTCAGTATAACCGAAACCTGTAGTGTAGATGGGTATGTTGGAATATGTATTTCTTTTGTGCAACAATGCTAATAGATTGGCAATTTGCCATAAAAAACAGATGctcttaacacatttttttactaATGATACAGCTGACGTTACACTCAGTgtatatgtgtgttaaattacAGAGAACCCATGTACCTACAAAGAAAAAATCTATCAGGACGGTCAAACTTTCATAGACGTTTATAGCGAGTGCAAATGCGACGATGGACAAGTCACATGTTCTCAACGCGTATATCCCAGTGAGttactttttacattttaaaagcaaaCGATATATCAGTCGTGTTTTATGTTATCTTTATATTTGCTTATGTTACATTTTTGCTAAATCGACAATCCAGAATAACCCTAACCTGTAGTGTAGATGGGTATGTTggaatatatatttcttttgtgcaACAATGCTAATAGATTGGCAACTTGTCATAAAAGACAGATgcttttaacacattttttactaATGATGAAGCTGACGTTACACTTTGTGCATATGTATGTTAAATTACAGAGAACCCATGTACCTACAAAGGAAACAACTACCAGGACGGTCAAACTTTCATAGACGTTTATAGCGAGTGCAAATGCGACGATGGACAAGTCACATGTTTTCAACGCGTATATCCCAGTGAGTTacgttttacattttaaatgcaaacaatgtATCAGTCGTTTTTATGTTATCTTAATATTTGCTTCTGTAACATTTCTCTACATTGACAATCCAGTATAACCCTAACCTGTAGTGTAGATGGGTATGTtggaatatgtatttattttgtgcaACAACGCTAATAGATTGGTAACTTGCCataaaaaacacatgctttaaacacatattttacttTTGATGAACCTGACGTTACACTTTGTGCATATGTGTGTTAAATTACAGAGAACCCATGTACCTACAAAGGAAACAACTATCAGGACGGTCAAACATTCATAGACGTTTATAGCGAGTGCAAATGCGACGATGGAAAAGTCAAGTGTTCTCAACGCGTATATCCCAGTGAGTTacgttttacattttaaatgcaaaCGATGTATCAGCCGTTTTTATGTTATCTTTATATTTGCTTCTGTTACATTTTTCTACATCAACCATCCAGTATAACCGAAACATGTGGTGTAGATGGGTATGGTGGCTTGTATATTTCTTTTGTGCAACAATGCTAATAGATTGGCAACTTGCCATTAAAAAAACCCAGATGCTTTTAACACCTTTTTTACTAAGGATGCAGCTGACGTTACACTTTGTGCATATGTATGTTAAATTACAGAGAACCCATGTACCTACAAAGGAAACAACTATCAGGACGGTCAAACTTTCATAGACGTTTATAGCGAGTGCAAATGCAACGATGGACAAGTCACATGTTCTCAACGCGCATATCCCAGTGagttactttttatattttaaatgcaaacgATGTATCAGTCGGTTTTTATATTATCTTTATATTTGCTTCTGTTGCATTTTTCTACATTGACAATCTAGTATTACCCTAACCTGTAGTGTAAATGGGTATGTTGgcttatatttttcttttgtGCAACAATGCCAATAGACTGCAAATGTGACAATGAAAAGGCCACGTGTTCTCAACGCGTTTGTCCCAGTAAGTTAGTTCTTccagtttgaatatatacattgTTTCAGTGGTTCGCTTTGTTATAATTACATTTGCTTCAGTTTAAAGTTCAATTATTGACAATCCAGTTACGCAGATTAACGTCTCTGCATTAAACTCGTTttagtaaaatatacatttttttaatattaaggaattctttaaaatgtttggtaaattatataaaaaaatcatttgcatATGATTTGCAAATATGTCTCGATTAATATATTCTGTTTGAAAGCAtgcttttatgaaaaaaactttgattttttatttatttaaataagtctTCAGATATAGTGAAATACATTTCCTTACATTATCATGTccgcatatatatttataattttttttattggatTGCTTTTGTTTAAGTTAATCTCGATTTTGtgtaaaaatgattttaatataaaacagtttGTATTATTAATAGTATTCCATTTTACTATTAATGATTTCGTACTTTGAATGTACGTTATATATCTTAGAATTAATATACACATCCACTGTTTTTAAATTGGCATTTCAAACCAGTAATGCGGCTTCGTCCTGACATTGCCCTACGatgatataaatatgtatgtttcgtTTTATCACGCATCAATAGTTGCAAATCAGCCTCCGACCAATCCACCGCCCACACCATTGCCCACCACGTGTCCATGTCCAGACACGCATTGTTGCCGTGTCGTTTGGCGTTACGGTGGGAAGAAGAGGACATCGTGCTGTCCGCAATGCAGGTTTACTCAGGATACTTGGGGAAGTGACTGTGTCCACATTTGAAACACGAGAAAGCttaaatttgttgttttattagttTGCTTATTAACCTTAAAACAAAAGGGAACATTTTTATCACGATCGCGTTaccatttaaataaacaacatagGTTTTTGGAAAccgtgttttgtgttttatttacggCTATTAAAATAACTAAcgtatttcattcattgttttattattatttatacgaATAGTTAGACTACAAACACATTTCAATGCGATAGTCATCATTTTAGGTAAGTGACACATTTTTCTTTAGGCCCAGTTTATGACACTATTTATTGCCATGCTCCTGTAAAATGTGGGATATTGTGTATTGTGCATATCTGGCTAATACGCAAATGTGCATGCACCTGCTGTGCCGCAGTGAAAGGACCCGTTTCAGGCTATGGTTAATACAGTCCTGCaaagaaaataaattgaaacttaaGGTTTTGTCTTTGTCAGAAACTTAAACAGTTCAGATTTCCCGctgtgtttaaaaatatataatttcaagatGTTTATTTTGCCTAATATATTTCACGAACATACAGATACCGGAAACTGACAACAGTCATTTGTATCAGAAGCAATTAAAACGAAAATGTCAATAATTGTATCGtccaattttcaaacaaactGTATTGCCATGCtaggtttttaacattgagccttgctctgggaaaacagttctaaatgcatgtgggaaaaggtgtcgtctcagataagcctgtgcaatccaaaCATTTGAATCAGCCACGACACTTGCCGCGTgcatggtatttttttttaaaggaagtctgtttaaaaataattcaattcaGTTGGAAAGTGTCCTCAGTTATTAGCCTCTGCCGATTGggcaggcttatcttggactcACGTGCATTATTtcccgttttcccagaccgaAGTTCAATAATGTTTTCTAATATTTTCGAATCAAAATTATTTCtgatattgaatcaatacaattgaTAACTGGGGGGCGGGACATTGTTGCCTTTAATGGCTTAAGTAAAAACTTTTCAACACACtataagccacatttattgtccgagcatcatgaaacttagatagaagatttgtcccaatgatatctttgacgcgatcgaaaatggttttggttgcttgaaAATTATGGCCGCTAGGGGACGGGAAAtaatccttatatggctatatttgattggagtaaatccttgttaacattctagatgGCACagttactgtccaatcttcatgaaacttggacaacagttttgttccaattatatcttggacgagttagacAACGGTTCTggtggcttgaaaaacatggccgccaggggccggggcatttttgccttaaatggctatagttaaaactttgttaaaactatagaggccacatttaatatcaaatcatcatgaaactaggttaaaaaaaatcatccaaTTATAGCTGGGATAATCTCGataatggttccggttgcttgaaaaattggctgccagggggcagaagatttgtcctaatgatattttggatgatttcgaaaatggtttcagtttgtTAAAATGCAATGCCGCCGGAGGGCGGGTAAATCtgcattatatggctatagttaaaatttgtaaacactctaaacgtcaattatagtccaatcttcatgaaactccgtcagaacattttttctaatgaaTTTTCTTGGATGAATTCGAAGACGGTTCTGCATATGCTGCCAAAAACGACTTCAACACGTATTCACAGATCATGTTATCCAAGCATTGCGAAATGCTCTTTTTTAAAGGTGTCACATGTTGCCAATATGATAACAGTAgatttttaaatatgaagtaaataaaacataaaacacgcaTACTATGACCATAATTATTATTCCAACATAACAAATGATCTGCATCAGAGGAGTCAGCCTTTGTTAATGTTAACATGTGCTGTTATGTTCTATATAGTTTGTAAACCGCCGTTTATCATTGCAAAAAAACACATCTGTGCTTTTTCACAAAAATAGCATCGAGGTTGATGTAGCCTTCATCACAGGCAAGATGAAACGAAAATACGTTCCCAAAAAATTGTCCAGCACACAGAAATAATAACATCGGCCGGGCCTACATTTATTCTGTCGTCACTAAGGTAATCAAATTGTTAAACCAGAGACGCATCCGCACTTAATTGGTTGCATAAATCAGATCATCGAGGTAATTGCCGCTTCTGGTGCAGTGTGCAGCACACGATAACCGTACGCAACAGTAAACGAAGTAACGTAGTGTTAGCtggtgcatatatatatatatatatatatatacgttaaaTTATTTAGGAAATAACATTAAATGTTGATTGAAATTGGATTGTGTTTGAACACGCATAAACCCgcttattaataaattaaattgatCCACATTAAATATTCAACCTTCTCTACTACATTTATATTCTAAACTTATTTTTCATCTAATAATTTACCttataatatgttttcaataataaCTGATCATTACAAAAATGGAGATATGAAAGTGTAAAGCGTGCATTTAGCAAGAAAATAAAAACTATTATGCCTTTGCATGGCAGGATATTAACTTATGAGAATGGATCAAACGTATACATGTAGCATTTATTGCGACATTGAGTGTCTGTGAATTTGCACAGCGTATTCATTTTGCATGGTGCTTATAAACacagtttatttataattacaAGCAGGCATATGATTTACAGAGCTGGTATTGAATTACTTGCGCACATCGGGAATTAGTCTGTTCTTCTGTTTTAAATGTCTGTATCATGGCGTGTGTTTAGTATTAATTATTATCCGTCTGTATTTACAAAATGGCCATGCCTGTGTAAATGGTCGATCCATTGAAACTGTGGTAGCCAAGTTAGATACAAACTATGCTATttataattatggcatttattatattgtaaataaagttGCTAAAGGTGGATATCCGTAGGTatacaaaatatgttatttataatgataGCATTTATAATATTGTAATTGAATTTGTTAAATTGGAATATCAGTAAGTCATacagtatattttttataaataatgcttTAATATATCTATTAAATGATTACCTAGCCCATATGTTCCTTTTGTATATTAACAGTAAGTAAATCATTAATTGTAAAATCGAAGATGATTGGGATCGGGACACTTTTCGAGGTTCTGGAAATTCAAGTTCAAAGTAAAATCTTTGCTAATGAAATTTGCACGAAGCACCTGCGCACGAtaagttattaatttaaaatattctATAATTATCgaagtgcattttttgtataCATTAGTTTGAATCTGatgttttgaacattttcttaacgATTTCATCATTTTATCTATGAACGTGTGTGTGAAAAGTGGGACTATTTTCGCTTTCAAATCACATCAGAGCTTACGGATGCAGAGTTAACTTTAGAACTACACCGTTTGAGTATGTTTTAAGGCCCATTATCGCACGACCTGAGTATAATATAACTGTGCTGGTAatgttaaaagcatttaatgttttttataagGTACTCACTTAGTGTTTATCGTATCTCAAATGATGTGTAACCATACACCGACATTCCAAATAACGAAATAAATAACGGCAGTTCATATATTTAAGCCATGTTGTTATGACGCCTTCTTATTACTCATAAACGCCATGCACTTTGTTATAATTTGTGACaattttcattatgttttaaCTCCAATCACTACTTTGATGCTGAACATAAATGGGGACTTAATGAATAGCCGAAATTTCACGAGAAAGTCTTATCCCAATAGGAAAAAATATCCAATATGTTCACAACGATTATTATGTAGTGATATAAGGAAAACGGACTCGCCTCCTGGTGGCATTTTTTATCAACGGACCATAATCGTTTTCGAACTGAGTTGAgctgtcattagaacaaattttgTCTGCAACGTTCATGTTGATTGCGCAAACATGTGgctttaaagttttcaaaatgttttactatagtcatataaggacaACATTCCCCAACTCCTTGCGGTCATGTTTTACAACGTACGGGAGGCATATAcatcattgaaacaaatgttcgCTGCCAGTTGTATGAAGATTGGTTACTTCCAAGTCTTCACTAGGCCTCGCTTGAGCTATACAAGAAAAGGAAAATTCATCACTCTGAGCAAGTTTGATGATTGGGATAAACATGTGACTTTTATTTAGGGTGTTTAGTCCTGAATTGGTCTTATTTGCATTAACTTGACCCAGTTTTAAACACAGCCGATATAGTATTTGCACACATATTATGAACGATTATCATGAAGATTTGGTAATTAATGTGGACCAGAGGGTGTTCCAAAAATATTGACGCCGCATGACAAATTGTGGACAAAAAAGCGAACTCGAAAGCTCACATGAGCCCATTTGATAATTAGAAACATACCTGACTGTTTCTCTTATATAACAAAAACtgcattgtttgtttttttcccttTGTTCAGAAGTCGCATTATTAATTGCGTTGtatgcatgtttttatataaatcatcAAAATAGACTAGCATTCGCCTTTAAATGGTCGCTGCAAGTTGTATGAAGATTTGTTACGTCCAGGGTATTCGCATGGCTTCTCTTTAAAATTGAGCCATAAAAGGAAACGAAAATGCATCGTTCTGAGCAAGGTTGATGATTAAGAAATACATGTGAATCTTCGGGGTTTAGTCCTTAATTGTCTTTGTTTGCATAAacttgacccagtttcaaactctgcCGAGATAGTATTTGCACAAATGTTCTGAACGACTTTCATTACGATTTGGCAATACATGTGGACTTGagtgtgttaaaaaaataaatgttgacgACGCCTGGCTAATTGTGGACAAAAAAGCGATCTCGAAAGCTCACACGAGCACTtttgattataatatataaacgTATATGTTTATCTTATATACCAAATACTGCATTGCTTCTTTCGCCAGGCAAACTTATACACAAATTGTTATCAATTAAATGTATAGTTACTTTGCTTAAAAGTAGCATTATTAATCCAGTTGTAttcatattgttatatcaatcATAAAAATGGACCATACTTCGCCTTAAAACTAGACTGAATTGTATCTAAGGTTGAGGACCCTTATGTCCTGTGCATTCTCCAGAACGGGACTGTTGTCGGATTAGCAAATGTCATTAAATCAAGTAATAATGAAAGTTATCATGAAATCACATCTGTAAACGTGATTTAAAAAACGTTGGGCgctttgttttgcaattaataacacaatcatgcttttgaataaatatatgtatgtgaGCGCGTGTCAACGGAATCATTCCAAGTTCCAATTAATCAAATAACTGTTCGAAACCTTACAGTTGCCACAAATGCGcattaaaattaatacatttttaaaaacgaactagttttattattttatttgatattagatGACAGGAGCTTATGTCTTGGAATCGTACTTAATCTTAGAAGATTCATATAATGTGATATTCTGTGCCTAAATATTATCGTGTAAAAACGATCATCATATTTCATCAAATTTCATTGTCAATCTATCATTCTGTCTTTTGACAAGTAAAACATACACAAGAACTAACTATTGGAGGATGAACAAGTATGACAATCCTGACATAGAATATGTATGACTATTTAATACAGTTATGTGTGTAAGAACTCAATTATGCAGCAGATAGGCGATTAACATTCCACATCTAAGTTTGATAGCCTCAAGCGTATTAGTGCAAGACATCATTGCAATTTATTTATGGTAGGCcagaatgtgcttaaagtgtttttTATACGCAATTTGTTATATAATCA
Protein-coding sequences here:
- the LOC127845080 gene encoding kielin/chordin-like protein isoform X14; this translates as MTPIQIVFLLASLCFRASATKHPCTYKEKIYQDGQTFIDVYSECKCDDGKVTCSQRVYPKNPCTYKEKIYQDGQTFIDVYSECTCNDGQVTCSQRAYPKNPCTYKGNNYQDGQTFIDVYSECKCDDGKVTCSQRVYPKNPCTYKEIIYQDGQTFIDVYSECKCDDGQVTCSQRVYPKNPCTYKGNNYQDGQTFIDVYSECKCDDGQVTCFQRVYPKNPCTYKGNNYQDGQTFIDVYSECKCNDGQVTCSQRAYPNCKCDNEKATCSQRVCPIANQPPTNPPPTPLPTTCPCPDTHCCRVVWRYGGKKRTSCCPQCRFTQDTWGSDCVHI
- the LOC127845080 gene encoding kielin/chordin-like protein isoform X13, whose protein sequence is MTPIQIVFLLASLCFRASATKHPCTYKEKIYQDGQTFIDVYSECKCDDGKVTCSQRVYPKNPCTYKEKIYQDGQTFIDVYSECTCNDGQVTCSQRAYPKNPCTYKGNNYQDGQTFIDVYSECKCDDGKVTCSQRVYPKNPCTYKEIIYQDGQTFIDVYSECKCDDGQVTCSQRVYPKNPCTYKEKIYQDGQTFIDVYSECKCDDGQVTCSQRVYPKNPCTYKGNNYQDGQTFIDVYSECKCNDGQVTCSQRAYPNCKCDNEKATCSQRVCPIANQPPTNPPPTPLPTTCPCPDTHCCRVVWRYGGKKRTSCCPQCRFTQDTWGSDCVHI
- the LOC127845080 gene encoding kielin/chordin-like protein isoform X7; its protein translation is MTPIQIVFLLASLCFRASATKHPCTYKEKIYQDGQTFIDVYSECKCDDGKVTCSQRVYPKNPCTYKEKIYQDGQTFIDVYSECTCNDGQVTCSQRAYPKNPCTYKGNNYQDGQTFIDVYSECKCDDGKVTCSQRVYPKNPCTYKEIIYQDGQTFIDVYSECKCDDGQVTCSQRVYPKNPCTYKEKIYQDGQTFIDVYSECKCDDGQVTCSQRVYPKNPCTYKGNNYQDGQTFIDVYSECKCDDGQVTCFQRVYPKNPCTYKGNNYQDGQTFIDVYSECKCNDGQVTCSQRAYPNCKCDNEKATCSQRVCPIANQPPTNPPPTPLPTTCPCPDTHCCRVVWRYGGKKRTSCCPQCRFTQDTWGSDCVHI
- the LOC127845080 gene encoding kielin/chordin-like protein isoform X12 is translated as MTPIQIVFLLASLCFRASATKHPCTYKEKIYQDGQTFIDVYSECKCDDGKVTCSQRVYPKNPCTYKEKIYQDGQTFIDVYSECTCNDGQVTCSQRAYPKNPCTYKGNNYQDGQTFIDVYSECKCDDGKVTCSQRVYPKNPCTYKEIIYQDGQTFIDVYSECKCDDGQVTCSQRVYPKNPCTYKGNNYQDGQTFIDVYSECKCDDGKVKCSQRVYPKNPCTYKGNNYQDGQTFIDVYSECKCNDGQVTCSQRAYPNCKCDNEKATCSQRVCPIANQPPTNPPPTPLPTTCPCPDTHCCRVVWRYGGKKRTSCCPQCRFTQDTWGSDCVHI
- the LOC127845080 gene encoding kielin/chordin-like protein isoform X6 — its product is MTPIQIVFLLASLCFRASATKHPCTYKEKIYQDGQTFIDVYSECKCDDGKVTCSQRVYPKNPCTYKEKIYQDGQTFIDVYSECTCNDGQVTCSQRAYPKNPCTYKGNNYQDGQTFIDVYSECKCDDGKVTCSQRVYPKNPCTYKEIIYQDGQTFIDVYSECKCDDGQVTCSQRVYPKNPCTYKEKIYQDGQTFIDVYSECKCDDGQVTCSQRVYPKNPCTYKGNNYQDGQTFIDVYSECKCDDGKVKCSQRVYPKNPCTYKGNNYQDGQTFIDVYSECKCNDGQVTCSQRAYPNCKCDNEKATCSQRVCPIANQPPTNPPPTPLPTTCPCPDTHCCRVVWRYGGKKRTSCCPQCRFTQDTWGSDCVHI